The sequence ataagaatttaatttttataagttCACTTAATGGTTTTTACGCTTTTGATCCAAATAACTAGCccctttttttaatgtttgaataatttttaagttttttttatggGCTCTTATAATGTAAAAGTTTTTGAACCACCCCTGATTTATTCACTTTTCAGCCAGCTTTGTACCAATTGCTAAACTAATCGAAAGCAATTTCCATTTATCTACCTTAGACCGCATGACTTTCGGTCATAAATTTCCCAAAATTGATTTCCTGATATCatctatataaataaaaaataataataattcggGTTAGCAAATCGCGACAGATCCTGACCATTAATAATGCTGTGCAATTGTCAAAAATTCACGCGTTTTGCTTAATGTGAATTGTTTTGCCACTGGGAATATTCATTTTTGCCTACTAATATTGACTTCCGTTTCCGCTGCGCGAGTCCAAAGTATGTTTCCGCCACTCTTTCGCCTCTCTCGTCCATTTTTATGTTTGGCGCCATGGCGAAACTTTTTTCCAAGCCCCCAAACCCCAACGTAAATTGCCTGGGAAATTTGTTATCGTCgcaattacaacaaaatcaattttcCATGAAATGCCACAGCAGACAAAAGGCaacaaacagaaaaaaaaggaaatttaCAAATCAGACAAATAAATTTACAAATAAATACCCATACGCAGAATATTTgacatttattaattaaaaatgtgagaaaatttataataattttattcaaattgtCAACGGCAACAAAAGGAAGctaatttcaatttatttcaTTTGTCCAATTCAGGTTTGTCATCTGCATGTTTTATGCGCCAAAGTGGCATAGATAAAAATTGGCACtctaaaacaataaataccAACTAGATATGAGAGTTTTTATGGGGAGGGTTATAGAGGTAAAATGCATATTCATATGTATTTCCATTGGTATTAACCCAACTGCCTATTTCTAATAAAAAATCGTATCtttgttttcagttttcaataaatatatttaaaagaacaaagtttaatttttaacaatCTATTACCAACAATTATTGCCTAACAACTTTTTTTGGTTTCCCTTGCATATAAACTAAACAGCTTTTTAAATAATCTGAaaccataaaataataaaatgctAAGTTCCATGAAAAGTGACAGTCTAAGCAACAAAAGACCTATTTGTTGCATTGGGTGAAATATGTTTTGATAAAAATGACTACAACCAAGAGTTATTAGTTTGGGATTATAGCAGTGTTTGGGAACCTTCTGTAGATAGTCCATATATGACCGGGGTCCCTCCAATCCACAACATAGGATCTGCAAGATATAAGATCATTAAAAGAGGTATAAGTGCTTTAAATGGATGTTATACTGTTTTTTCGAGAGTAGTCCAATAAGTGTCATTGTGATTAAAGTAGCTCAGCCATTTTTGTGTTAAATCATCCATGAATGCATCATAACTTTTGTTCATAGATTCCAATCGCTCCGAAAATGTGAGGTACGTCCAGTGTAGGGCGTATATTTGTAGCGGTATAAACTAATGTTAAAGACAATAACTATCTTTActacactttttttttgttaatttacctacccctAAAGCAATCCAATCATCAGTTAAGTAAGCTAAGAATATGCTGACCAAAAATATGCATATAATAATGGAAATGGTAATTGTTAAACCACTAAAATAAGCAATTATATCGGTAGTTATTTTAAGATTACTAAACTTTAATGTAAAAGGTAAAATAATTCGAAGTAATATAGCCAATACTAgctaaaaaatatatcaagTTATTAAAGGTTTTGGGATGGTTTATAGCACACTTACCCCAAATAGTATAACAACCaccttttttattatatttctgACCATTCTAGGGACTTTTTCCAGTTTTACCTAATTTGACAGAATATGCAAAGCCTCCAAAAGGTTAAgcgttttatttattatattatcaGGTCGGAATTGTAAAACTGGTGATGATTTGTTTCGGTCAAAAGCTATATTtgtatagaaaataaatacaaatttatttgtCTTCAATTATGTATACGAAATCAgccatgtttttttttctatttgcGTTTCCATTCCTTTTTTCTGGGCAAAATTTTATTGTTGATTTATGGGATTTGCTATTTTTGACAGTTGTATTTGCCACATGGAATGCGCGGGAGTTTGTGTGGGATATGTGTTTGTATAAACAGGATTTTATAATCGGCTTtctatattaattttaattttattttcggcattttattataattactCTTGATATATGTAAATGGTCATCGTTAGCAGAATTATCGTTTTGTTAAATTTGCTGTATTGTTGCTGCACTTGATGTCCACATGGATGTCCCTCAACTCGTTAGGGAATTTactattttacattttttgcgGTGCGTTTGTTGTTCGCCATCGCGCCaggccaaaaaaaatatatatctgtggttttaaatgtttttaattgtCGTTGTTAGTTCGGTTTTGTTGTTTCATAATCGAATGCTCTTTGTTGTTAGCCCAAAAAAGGGGTGGCCATTCtaaatgcaaaagaaaaaagattgtaatattttggcaaaatatttataatattttaatgctaatTTCAACAAATCCAAATGCATTTTCGGGTTTCTGTTCGGCCGACGGCTAAGTACTATTGTGTATTTTCGGCTTTTTTGTATCTGTTTgtgatattttaattttactgtCACACTTGATCGTAAATTAGGCGattaacaaataaaacgcGCCGTGGGTTTCGGTTAACTAAATTGTGTGCCGCTCCCACGTTGTGGGATTGTACTGAGCTCTAATGAAAGGACCTTCTAAGCCCCCGGAGCATTATAAGTTATGTTATGGAATTAAAACGAAATTGCTTTGGGCAGAGTCCAAATAATTAGGTAACAGATATTACATGACGACGTCGggtatttgtttttctttgtggcctaaacaaaaatttgtaaTGATATGTCATGGTTGCTCCCCattttatttcataaaaacaagtttattgaaaatttCTGAAACAAGCCATGTTCGATACAACTAAATACTTTCCACGTTCGGTTGACTCTGAACACCCATCCCAATCAGAATCCGAAGATCTTGCGCCTTTGGACAATCCGGTTAAATATGATATGGTTCATAATCTAGAAGGAGATTCTCCGTATCCAAATTTCCTCACAGAAGAAGCTTCGAAAGATAAAGGGGATACGCAAGATGCTCCCACCTCAACACCCCAATTGATGATTATATTTGAAGATGGGGACATCAATAGTGCCCTGCACTTTCTAATTGAATCGGCTCATAATCCTTTTGCTCCGAATGCGGTGGCAATGGTTCTGGTTGAGGAGAAAATTCGCGAAGAGATTATCAAAAGAATTCTTCCAAAACTACACCCTCTTTCTGAATTTGTGGCGGAACATCCTAACTATCTGGCAGCTCTGGAGAAATGCGAGTCCGCCAATCTGGAAATAATAAGAGCTAACAATACTGAGGTGGCTCCTCCACTGGCTTCTCCGATTTATGTGTGCGAATGCAACCATGATGCTCTGGGAAATTACCCCACTGGGGTTATAACATTCTATACATTCCGGAACAATCGGGAGGCCATTGATATATGCCAGCGGGAAACCCTGAACTTCTTATCCGTCTCCATTTGGAACGAAATTCTTGAGGGATCTTATGATCTCGTGGTGGCCCTTAGTTCATCCAACTTTTTCCTCAACTGCTCCAATGTGAATTTATCCCCTATCTCCCAGCATTTCGAAGCCGAGCGAAATCACGTGGTAATTGAAAATGCCTTCCACTATGAAACCCTTTGCATCTACAATAAGTTTAAAATCATTGTATTTCCCATTGGCGAATTAATTTTGACACCAACCGAAGATTCCAAGGTGGAGCAATCGCCCATCTCCTTTTTGGAAGCTTAAGATTGAAATATCTTGTTTGTTTCCTCGTCAAAATGTGTACTTACCAACCAAATTTGGTTGCCAAAAATGTTTGCTAAATACAAGTCGTAAGTTATTTTTGGGTATTTTTATGATAATTGACAGTGACGATATGAATCGAATATGAAGGCAGCTGTCAGCGGTAATAACCATATTTCTTTTGTTTCGCATATCGAGTTTTTGGGTCGCCTTAATGAACGCGGGTTATGTAAATTCAGGTTTGCGATACCAGTCGATCGAAGCATGACTAATTTTGGACAGTGCACTTTAATTTTGCCGTAATTGATCTTTGATTGCATTATATCAGTTGGTAATAGTTGGTATTTTGATGTTGGGTATTTTAGTTGTCTATTCAAGCTAAGGGAGATCTTCATGGCCCATTAGCCAGCCGTTAATAAACCTTAACGATGCTTGGGTGTATAAATTTACGATCGCAAAGCTTTCCAGGAGTCACCACAAGCCGGACACATCTGCCCCATAAAACCATCTCTTTATGGGAGGTTGGATGAGTGTGAGTGACGCCAGCTCGTCGCTTTCTGGCACTTAAGGCCCGAATCCAAAAATAAAGCCGCGCTCATCAATGTGATTAtcagttttggtatttttttgcGCTCCCCTGGAATTTATTTCGCATAAATCTCCCGCAAATGTCTGGTCGAATATGATGGGGAGAGAGGGCTTATCAGGTGCAGCCTAACTGCAGTCACACCCACCTTTGGAGCTCTGGACCTCTGGACATCTGGACACCAGACTCATCCTGTCCCCTCATCGGCCTCTGGGAAATTCATTATAAAATGCGGTTTGAATTATTTGTCAAAATGTCTGGTCCAGGACGCAGTGACATTGATGTTGACATTGACAGACAGACTGGGTCGAATGTCCCCGGCAGACCGAGCCCAACTCACTTATTGGATGCgacaaaataaatgaaattgtTAATGGCCAGTGAGTCACCTCTTCAACCAGTTGATagcatcatcatcgtcatctgTCCGATGGCCAGCACAATCTTATTCATTTCGGCATTTTATTGGCGCAGCCATTCATCTGTTATTggaagtaaaaatataaaatgggCTTAAAGTCGGTAAAAATTAGTTAAAAGTCATAATTGATAATTAAGAAAAATAGTATTTAAATTCCGATGTTACTTAGTATATATACCAAAAGAGTTTTTACAATATAAAGAAActgcttaaaataaataaatatttaaaaataataacataaACTGTTAAACTGTGTAATAAACATGCATTTTTGCCATTAAAGCTCAAacaatgaaaaatatttagtgATGGTTTGTGGGTCCCCATTACCTCCTTCTAAGATATAACTGCATACAGTACTTCCACATTCAATGCAAGTCACTGCTTGCCGAGTCTCGAGTTAACTGTCAGTTTCAATCGTGTCTGCAGAACTTGTCACTCATTCAATAGTTTTGAAAATTGCGAATGTCACTTACAACCCAACAACAAGAGCCGCCGCCTCCCAGTTCCATTCTCAGGACCCATATACCACATACACGAAGTGAGCTTCCTTGCCAAGGATGCGGAGCACTGAGGCTGAGACAATGTTGCCGGAGACGAAGAAGGATACTAGGATACCACTACTGCCACGAAGACAAAGTCGGGCCAGAAGGATGACGCGGCAGCAGACGCTGTGAATTAAAACAAGGCCAgggaataaaataataaaaggaCACAAAGACAAAAGCATAAGAAAACTTGAGCGTTCCCACACTCGCCCAGCCTCTCGTATTTGTGTGAGGTTGACCCATAATAGAGAAGGGTTTCGGGGGCTTCTACacgaaaaaaattaataattattaaaatatatacaagtgtgtacaaataaataaaatttatgatttaaacgggtttatatattttttttaaattccatgCTAAAGTTTAAAGCATTTTTCACACCAATATCATTTTCATAGATTGAGTATTGAGAATTGATGAAATTAGCCACATGACATATTCTGTTCTGCAACATCTTATAAATCTTATGCTTATAACCATTGAAAAATTAAGATTGGAAAAAATCCTTGATCAAATGATAACCATTTAAGAATTAATCTTCTTACCCTTTTGAAAAGAAAACTTTATGAATTCAAGAAGAAAATGCTCTCAAGTTTGTTTTTCAAAATGAAGCCCTTTCAATATAGCCATGAAAATAGTCTCAGTATGGTTTTCGCACTTCATATCGATTTTGACAGTACAAGAATAATATTTCAGTGTATTTGCAAGTGCAATGTGTACTTCCCATCCCCACGcactgaactgaactgagaGCGGGACAAACATGTACGCATCAAAATCAGACTTGTAATCCAAGTGCAAGTTGCGAATCCAAAAATCCATCCATCGCTTGCAGAGCATCCTTCACTGGAGGTCCTGCCTCCTCCTGCCCCCTTCGTCCTGCCGGGGAAAACTTGAGCAAACCGGCAAGAAAGCAAGCAAGCAAGCAGGCAGGCAAGCAGGAAAGGAAAGCAAAGCAAGAAAGCAAGCTGGCAAGGAAGCAGGCTTGCAAGTTGGGATGAAGCGGGAAGAGTTGGAAATTCGCTCGCCTGGTGTCACGTAGaatagacatacagacatgcaAGTGACAGACAGATGGAGAGACACTGTGACACGACACATTGACTGACAGCTGCAGGGATGCCAGTGGGCGTGGACGGGGGCGGGGGCATTTCCAtcggggggcgtggcaggtcTAAGAGGCTGCTGACGCCACTGAGGTTGCAAGGATTTTGTGCAAGAAATGGCGTGTGCAAACAAAACCGAAAGACAAAAGCAAATGATGGACATGCACGGGACGGCAGGAGTTTGCAAAGAATCCCATCTTCCATCGCTGGTCAATGGAACAGTTTCCTTAGTCAGCATCTCCGTGGGGCATTTAATTTCAAAAGGATTGTTCGACGACTGCAAGAGAAAGAAGACAAATCTTAAAGGATCTAAGCATTTGTTCGCCATCAAGTCCTTTTTACGTATTCCTCGCATCCCGAAAGTATGCAGCGAAAGTGAGACTGATAAGAATCTGCACATAGGGCAAAGGAACCTCCGGAAAAAGGACTACATCAaagtattgattttaaatGGGTACGATTTTAAGTCTACAGAAAGCAAAGATGTTTAcattgaaataaataatacgACCGATCATGATTATTAAAGCTTAAGTTCCATAAGTAATTGTTATTACTTTAAAGAAAAACATTGTCAAATCGTTAAATAAGTTTATAATATCAATATATTATTCAATATTCAATATATACATATTCAATATATTAATCATTCTTGAACAGTTACCTTTTATGTTTAAGTTCAATATTTCTCTGGTATTATGGTAATGTATGTACATTTCCTCTATAACCTTAATATCTCCatttaacattaaaatccAGAAAATATCTGACGTCAACGTGtcaacaataaaaaatataatttccGAAACAtattattagatttttccCAAAACACTCATCCCAAGACACTCCAACCCCTAAACCcaggaaaaaaatatgatgGCTTTGTTGAGAGTTCAAGTGACAAAACATTAGGCGATGGTAAAACATGAGAAGGAAATGGGCGGAGGACGCTTTATGCAAAAAgtgtttttaatttcattttttcacatttaatttttgccTTCGCATTTTTTGACGAAGTTGAAAATCATAAACCAGAACAGGACAAGGACGCGGAcgcggatgcggatgcggacgTGGATGCGGATGAGAACGGGCagtgaaaaataaataagagtAATTAAATTTCGTAACAAACATGACGAGATAATGGACCGGAGCCATTAGCAGAGCGCCGAGACAGGGCTGACGGTCAGTCAGGACCCCGAAAGATGACGAAAAGGAAAGTCCCTTTCTCCATCCAGCCCACCCCCCAAGGACGCAGACTCGGTGCACCATACACCATCCCCCCATCCTTGTCCCCCTTGACCAGCCGTCATACATCACAGATCCAAGCAGCCGAAGCTCCTCGTAATGTCCTGTGCATTTTTCAAACAAAACGTATGCCAGCAACGAAAATCCTTTCCCGCTCACGAACCCAAATCCCAGAGGCAAATTTCTCTTGATTTTTCCTCGGCTCCGTGCCTGTCCTGCCCCCGTCTGAAGATGAAAAAATTATTGCATCATTTATGGAGCCATCAGCGGGAGCGGAGGGTCAGTTGGGGGCTGGGGCTCCTCCGGACTCCAAGGACAGGACGTGAGAGTGACACGAAGCGTCTGCCGGCTCCAAGAAATCGTGATGAATGTCCGGGCATCAATAAAAGTGTTCCCCAGCCGTCGATGGTCGGAAAAGGAGCAACATTTTGGGGGAAGGATtgtaaatacatatatattgtacatatatacacagGTCCTCAAGGGAATCATTTTTGACAACACTTTGTTGGTCTCAGAAATGGCTATGAACCATTTTAGAAAGTTCTATTtggatattttttttaaatgggtAGGTTATATAcctaataatattttatttaaatttaaattgattacttaaacataaatttaaaataatttttattttattgttttacaatcaatcaatcatttcgttaaattaaaattgatgaTCACATTATAGGACTAAAAGAATCGCTCCATATAAATTTTTCATCATAAGTAAGATTGCATTATTGCGAATATCTCAGAGTAGGATAAATACAACTCAAGATAATATTACCAGCTTgttagaaaacaaaagttCTTCAAGGTCTTATGGATTCTTGTCCGACTTTGCTTTCAATAGATTGGAATGAACTTGTTTTACGGtaaaacttaaatttaaaaaaaaaatattcctaAAAATTTCTATCCCACAGAAAAATAGCTGTGTAGAATAGTACCTATGATTCTTCACAGAAATATAAACAGAATCAGTTTGAAGAGTTCAATTTGAAATTTAGCCAAAAGCAAATGAAATCTCGTTTCCTTGCCCACTGCTCTCCAGCCTTTTATTATTCCCCCTTAACGAAGCATCAAACGGAATGGTCAGCAACTTTTTGCCatcaaaattttttctcaaaaGGAATACAAACAAGAAAGGCCATCAGCTGTGTTGAGTTGTCCAGGGGAGAAAGTGGGTGGAGATACATGGGAGATATTCGCCTGAGTTTCCAATGCAAGATGACAGCTCATTCGTCAAATCATACAAAGAAAAATGTGAACTCTTCATCAGCTTTTTGGGTCGAGGCAGCACATCCTGCACATCGTCCTTTGTCTATCCTGTGAGAGCGCCATTTGGCCGCTGGGCAAGTTTGATGTTGACGTTTCAATATTGATGCAATGTGCTCCACGACCAAGTTTGTCCCTCGCCAGTTCGATCGCAATATATATGGgagatatatgtatatgtatagcATATTTCATCGGCCATGTCCGTTGCCAATTCTTTGACTGACATgaaaaataacaaaacaacaaaggcGGCCACTGCCAAAAAGGATAACGTTGGACTCGAGTAAACAACGCGCTGCGATGTCCAACTTGATCACGATGACGTTCGCATCGCTGCGCTTCCTTGCAGCGAGCGGCGAGGAAGGATGCTTCCTAATCCATCGTCCAGCGCCTTGGCATGTCCTTGGACTGGCCCAGctccacctccacctccaTTCCACTGGCCAATCCCAATCCAAGGCAATCTCCTGCAGCTGTCGTCCTCCAGGATGGATGGATGTGTGTGAGATGCTCGAGGGGCTGGCTCTCAAAGAGGCGCAGCCTGCACTGTATTCAAGCTCAATAATGTTCGATTTTGATGAAGTGGGTGAGGGGTCTTCAACGCGACGGATGGATGGATGGCTGGCTATGGAAGACGTTTGAATCAAAAACAGCATAGATAAAGAGAGATACTTTAGGGGAATTCAAGCAGAGACCTCCTCCCTCAGCAATTTCTTGATAGGAAAATGGTATAGCTAAGAATGGTTTTCTAGGGATTGGATAATGTGTATtaaaatacattatttttttgttttacacTTTATCTGAGTTAAATATCTGGAAAAAATGGGGATTTTTATAGATAGCTCATTAAATCTGGTATTGATATGCCtacaaaatgtaaatgtaTTTATTCTTCAAGACCCacaaaaaaaactttcaaaatactttacattttctttccAATTTCTAACagaatttatttcaaaatgaATCAAAAACGTCATATATGTAAACATATAACCACAATAACTTATTGAATAAGACACTTGACATTTAGCTAGTAGTGGTTTAGTGTTTAAGtagtttttaattaattataacaaataataaatagaataaaaaatatattttacattta is a genomic window of Drosophila suzukii chromosome 2L, CBGP_Dsuzu_IsoJpt1.0, whole genome shotgun sequence containing:
- the LOC108009663 gene encoding uncharacterized protein, yielding MFDTTKYFPRSVDSEHPSQSESEDLAPLDNPVKYDMVHNLEGDSPYPNFLTEEASKDKGDTQDAPTSTPQLMIIFEDGDINSALHFLIESAHNPFAPNAVAMVLVEEKIREEIIKRILPKLHPLSEFVAEHPNYLAALEKCESANLEIIRANNTEVAPPLASPIYVCECNHDALGNYPTGVITFYTFRNNREAIDICQRETLNFLSVSIWNEILEGSYDLVVALSSSNFFLNCSNVNLSPISQHFEAERNHVVIENAFHYETLCIYNKFKIIVFPIGELILTPTEDSKVEQSPISFLEA
- the LOC108014627 gene encoding uncharacterized protein, with amino-acid sequence MVRNIIKKVVVILFGLVLAILLRIILPFTLKFSNLKITTDIIAYFSGLTITISIIICIFLVSIFLAYLTDDWIALGFIPLQIYALHWTYLTFSERLESMNKSYDAFMDDLTQKWLSYFNHNDTYWTTLEKTILCCGLEGPRSYMDYLQKVPKHCYNPKLITLGCSHFYQNIFHPMQQIGLLLLRLSLFMELSILLFYGFRLFKKLFSLYARETKKSC